A window of Roseofilum reptotaenium CS-1145 contains these coding sequences:
- a CDS encoding ABC transporter permease: MNFNRLRVVANNVFAETIRDRILYVWGLFAIIIVFMIPVVREVASTVEDKILLDVGLGLMEILGVAVTVFISTGLINKEIDQRTIYLLIAKPLNISELIVGKFLGVSAVLSVLVVGMMGIYLGILTLNQTSYASLTALIISALFLILKLSLITAAAILFGVFTRSLVALFLTFGIYFMGNLSADMVKLNALVETPLFSRLSQVLFIIVPDLSRLDVKNLAVYGMNSLPGAVTLTTNAGYGIVYTIALLALATIILAQREF, encoded by the coding sequence ATGAATTTTAATCGACTCAGGGTTGTTGCCAATAATGTATTTGCCGAAACCATCCGCGATCGCATTCTCTATGTATGGGGATTATTCGCCATCATAATCGTGTTTATGATCCCCGTAGTTCGGGAAGTTGCCTCCACCGTAGAAGATAAAATTCTTCTGGATGTGGGCTTAGGATTGATGGAGATTCTAGGAGTGGCAGTAACGGTATTTATCAGTACTGGATTAATTAACAAAGAAATTGACCAGCGAACCATTTATTTACTGATTGCCAAACCCCTCAATATCTCTGAACTAATTGTGGGCAAATTTTTAGGCGTTTCGGCAGTTTTGAGCGTCTTAGTCGTTGGCATGATGGGGATTTATCTGGGAATCTTAACCTTAAATCAAACCAGTTATGCGTCTTTAACTGCCCTGATTATTTCTGCTCTGTTCCTCATTCTAAAGCTATCCTTGATTACAGCAGCAGCCATTTTATTTGGAGTCTTTACCCGTTCCTTAGTGGCTCTTTTCCTCACATTTGGCATTTATTTCATGGGTAACTTAAGCGCCGATATGGTGAAACTGAATGCCTTAGTCGAAACTCCCTTGTTTTCCCGTCTGAGTCAAGTCTTATTCATTATTGTGCCCGATCTATCTCGCTTGGATGTGAAAAACTTAGCGGTGTATGGGATGAACTCTTTACCGGGTGCTGTGACCCTGACCACAAATGCAGGATATGGTATTGTCTACACGATAGCGTTATTGGCTTTAGCCACAATTATTTTAGCCCAACGGGAATTTTGA
- a CDS encoding carotenoid oxygenase family protein — protein MSSITESYPAWSRSLTQPGTEFPPTPLEILEGAIPQGLRGTLYRNGPGRLERGGVRVGHWFDGDGAILAVKFTDEGATGVYRYVQTEGYCAEGAANQFLYSNYGRTAPGPLWQRWGKRPKHSANTSVLALPDKLLALWEGDRPYRLDLETLDTEGKDDLSQLQPGMSYSAHPKVDAQTGEIFNFGTILGAKPKLCLYKSDRTGKILQMGEHVLKSVSIIHDFVLAGPYLVFFIPPIKLKLFPILLGTQCFSDALEWQPNGATQILIFDRQTLSLVSQQEAPPWFQWHFSNGFMDEQGNLAIDFARYEDFQTNTFLKEVPSGKTHTKALSQLWRSHLNPKTGELIDHYPLIEQHSEFPIVSPLEVGKPARYTYLSMHRPGTPLGEDLLNVIARWDNQTQTLEMGDPGLGSYPTEPLYVPSPETEEKGWVLTVIYHSSSHTSEIWIYDAHHLSDSPVCRLGLPSVIPIGFHGTFANEHQKPVF, from the coding sequence ATGTCTTCCATAACTGAATCTTATCCAGCTTGGAGTCGATCGCTCACTCAACCTGGGACAGAGTTTCCCCCAACACCCCTTGAGATCTTAGAAGGTGCGATACCGCAAGGGTTACGAGGAACACTTTATCGTAATGGCCCTGGACGGTTAGAACGGGGTGGTGTGCGCGTGGGTCATTGGTTTGATGGGGATGGTGCAATTCTGGCGGTTAAGTTTACGGATGAGGGAGCAACTGGGGTTTATCGATATGTGCAAACGGAAGGATATTGTGCAGAGGGTGCGGCGAATCAGTTTTTGTATTCCAATTATGGCAGGACTGCCCCGGGTCCGCTTTGGCAACGTTGGGGAAAGCGACCGAAACATTCAGCGAATACGTCGGTTTTGGCCCTACCTGATAAACTTTTAGCCCTGTGGGAAGGCGATCGCCCCTATCGGTTAGACTTGGAAACGTTAGACACTGAGGGTAAGGATGACCTATCCCAGTTACAACCAGGAATGTCCTATTCTGCCCATCCGAAAGTAGATGCTCAGACGGGGGAAATTTTCAACTTTGGTACAATTCTGGGAGCCAAACCAAAATTATGTTTATATAAGAGCGATCGCACGGGCAAAATTCTCCAAATGGGCGAACATGTTCTCAAGAGTGTGTCCATTATCCATGATTTCGTTCTCGCTGGCCCCTATTTGGTCTTTTTCATTCCCCCCATTAAATTGAAGTTATTCCCGATTTTGCTGGGGACTCAGTGTTTTTCTGATGCTCTGGAATGGCAACCGAATGGAGCCACACAAATTTTAATTTTCGATCGCCAAACCCTCTCTCTGGTGTCCCAACAAGAAGCACCTCCCTGGTTCCAGTGGCACTTTAGCAACGGATTTATGGATGAACAGGGGAACCTGGCGATCGATTTCGCCCGTTATGAGGACTTCCAAACCAATACATTTCTGAAAGAAGTCCCCAGTGGCAAAACTCATACGAAAGCATTAAGTCAATTGTGGCGATCGCATCTTAACCCAAAAACAGGGGAACTCATTGACCATTATCCCTTGATTGAGCAGCATAGCGAATTTCCCATTGTCTCCCCCCTAGAAGTTGGAAAACCGGCACGCTATACCTATCTGTCCATGCATCGTCCAGGAACCCCATTAGGTGAAGATTTACTGAATGTCATTGCTCGTTGGGATAACCAAACCCAAACCTTGGAAATGGGCGATCCAGGTCTCGGATCGTACCCCACAGAACCGCTTTATGTCCCCAGTCCAGAAACAGAAGAGAAGGGTTGGGTGCTAACTGTGATTTATCATTCCTCTAGTCATACCAGCGAAATCTGGATTTATGATGCCCATCACCTCAGTGATTCCCCCGTTTGTCGGTTAGGATTACCCAGCGTTATCCCCATCGGATTTCACGGTACATTTGCGAACGAGCATCAGAAACCCGTTTTCTAG
- a CDS encoding type II toxin-antitoxin system RelE/ParE family toxin produces the protein MEFNQRCKQLVDFPYSGKSYADLRLGLRGLSFKGYIIFYRVLEDGVEILRVLSGRRNLPQFFQESE, from the coding sequence TTGGAGTTTAATCAGCGATGTAAACAACTGGTTGATTTTCCCTATTCAGGTAAAAGCTATGCAGATTTACGTCTTGGACTCCGAGGCTTATCATTCAAGGGTTATATTATCTTTTATCGAGTTTTGGAGGATGGGGTGGAAATCTTGCGAGTGTTGAGCGGTCGTCGGAATCTTCCTCAATTCTTTCAGGAATCTGAATAA
- the fraC gene encoding filament integrity protein FraC, which translates to MLSINYPVIVILPLRTIALQILCLWVAIAIESYFLHTQLQLHPRFSIFYAATLNLLANLIGWFLFFNLELLLPNPIRQNVIDLVLFGQWERSSLSWILLAIIGAFLIGWFVKRQGLALLRNIRKMWIQRKYGEGGFSIAAREAFIEKAISRTVFNAHLMSNSVILLVVLMKFIRFSLNTP; encoded by the coding sequence TTGTTAAGTATTAATTATCCGGTGATAGTTATCCTGCCCCTACGAACGATCGCCTTACAGATACTCTGCTTATGGGTGGCGATCGCCATTGAATCCTATTTTCTCCATACTCAACTTCAGCTTCATCCCCGTTTTAGCATTTTTTATGCCGCTACACTGAATTTGCTTGCCAACCTAATCGGTTGGTTCTTATTCTTTAATTTAGAACTCTTATTGCCCAATCCCATTCGCCAAAATGTAATTGATTTAGTCCTATTTGGCCAGTGGGAGCGATCGAGTCTATCCTGGATTTTACTGGCAATTATCGGTGCTTTTCTGATTGGCTGGTTTGTCAAACGGCAAGGATTAGCTCTTCTGCGTAATATTCGCAAGATGTGGATACAAAGAAAATATGGAGAAGGAGGATTTAGTATCGCCGCCCGTGAAGCCTTTATCGAAAAAGCAATTTCTCGCACCGTATTTAATGCCCATTTGATGAGTAATAGCGTTATTTTACTTGTAGTCCTGATGAAATTTATTCGGTTCAGTTTGAATACACCTTAA
- a CDS encoding CHAT domain-containing protein has translation MHALFPETFTLTTLPSAQVGIQNTPSPTREGTTLLNIQNPDSISEDSTPLPPLPDADVESAYIARCVSHALTLPNTQATHEAVTQHLKTANATLFHFTGHASYNDKHPQRSALYLSQQERLTVQTLSQLNLSTYELACLSACETGTTGREAFENDYVGISSAFLAQGVSHVIATLWTVESEASALFMMRFYEQRQHHPHLSDIVLFNQIQRWFKQVAYGELWQWYEAILAGLESDESTIQPMLVGTLLSRGKKSPEDSPYSHPYYWAAFTISGT, from the coding sequence CTGCACGCTCTCTTCCCCGAAACCTTCACCCTCACCACTCTCCCCAGCGCCCAAGTCGGCATCCAAAACACACCTTCTCCCACCAGAGAGGGCACAACTCTCCTCAATATCCAAAATCCCGATAGCATCAGTGAAGACAGCACCCCCTTACCTCCCCTTCCCGATGCCGATGTCGAATCAGCATACATTGCTCGCTGCGTCTCCCATGCTCTCACGTTGCCCAACACCCAAGCCACCCACGAAGCCGTCACCCAGCACCTGAAAACCGCCAACGCTACCCTCTTCCACTTTACCGGCCACGCTTCCTACAACGACAAACACCCCCAACGCTCCGCCCTCTACCTGAGCCAACAGGAACGCCTCACCGTGCAAACCCTCAGCCAACTCAACCTGAGCACCTATGAACTCGCCTGTCTTTCCGCCTGCGAAACCGGAACCACTGGTAGAGAAGCCTTCGAGAATGATTATGTGGGCATCAGTAGCGCCTTCCTCGCTCAAGGAGTCTCCCATGTTATTGCTACCCTCTGGACTGTAGAATCAGAAGCGAGCGCTCTATTCATGATGCGCTTTTACGAACAGCGCCAGCACCATCCCCATTTATCCGATATTGTCCTGTTTAATCAGATTCAACGTTGGTTTAAACAAGTTGCCTATGGCGAGTTATGGCAATGGTACGAAGCCATTCTCGCGGGTCTAGAATCTGATGAAAGCACGATTCAACCGATGTTAGTGGGAACATTGTTAAGTCGAGGGAAAAAATCGCCAGAAGATTCTCCCTATTCCCATCCCTATTATTGGGCAGCATTTACCATTTCTGGAACGTAG
- a CDS encoding PspA/IM30 family protein produces MGLFDRIGRVLRANINDLVNKAEDPEKILEQSIIDMQEDLIQLRQAVASAIASQKKSQQQYNTAQNEANKWQQRAQLALQKGDENLAREALQRKKAQSDSATTIKVSLEQQTAQVDTLKKNLMQLEGKISEAKTKKDMLKARMQAAKAQENLQNTVSNIGTSSSLAAFDRMEEKVLQMEARSQAAYEIGGTGIEEQFAALEGSDVDDELAAMKAQLTGASPNQAALPQGTPDSSRSTSEVDDDLEQLRRELDKS; encoded by the coding sequence ATGGGATTATTCGATCGGATCGGCCGAGTTCTGAGAGCTAATATAAACGATCTTGTGAATAAAGCAGAAGACCCGGAGAAGATACTCGAGCAGTCTATTATTGATATGCAGGAAGATCTGATCCAACTTCGGCAAGCGGTAGCTAGTGCGATCGCCAGCCAAAAAAAGAGCCAGCAACAATATAACACAGCCCAAAATGAAGCCAATAAATGGCAGCAACGGGCACAACTGGCTCTACAGAAGGGCGACGAAAATCTAGCTCGGGAAGCATTGCAGCGCAAAAAAGCTCAGAGTGACAGCGCCACCACCATTAAAGTTTCTTTAGAGCAACAAACCGCCCAGGTAGATACCCTGAAGAAAAACTTAATGCAGCTAGAGGGCAAGATTTCTGAGGCGAAAACCAAGAAAGACATGCTCAAAGCACGGATGCAAGCAGCTAAAGCTCAAGAAAACTTGCAGAATACCGTCTCGAACATCGGAACCAGTAGTTCCCTCGCTGCGTTTGATCGGATGGAAGAAAAAGTGCTGCAAATGGAAGCCAGAAGTCAGGCAGCCTACGAGATTGGTGGTACGGGAATTGAAGAACAGTTTGCAGCCTTAGAAGGAAGTGATGTCGATGATGAGTTGGCTGCCATGAAAGCCCAGCTAACTGGCGCATCACCCAATCAAGCGGCTCTGCCCCAAGGTACTCCTGATTCAAGTCGCTCGACTTCAGAAGTTGATGATGACTTGGAGCAACTGCGCCGGGAACTCGATAAAAGCTAG
- a CDS encoding DUF5357 family protein, with protein sequence MSNFIQLFKTLFSKPPTLWQILFMIGFGFWTIAALMPIFKLEKLQEPIAFFGFLTVLYALWIFLSQYTLDCWGIDFKPIIIWLIFSLIMSRTLDRVSQKVLWVSYPESIALTQLFPDAIRLRSLDLGSAEGKKRLQRNIIILLSSLLISCWIYFYFMIDEWAIANPQLVNQNMDNSLFVIKLDPGKLRSPFSSD encoded by the coding sequence ATGAGCAACTTTATTCAACTGTTCAAGACTCTATTTTCCAAGCCGCCGACTCTCTGGCAAATCCTGTTTATGATCGGTTTTGGGTTCTGGACTATTGCGGCTTTAATGCCCATCTTCAAACTGGAAAAACTGCAAGAGCCAATCGCTTTCTTTGGGTTTCTCACTGTACTCTATGCCCTATGGATTTTCCTGAGTCAATATACTCTAGACTGTTGGGGTATCGATTTCAAACCCATCATTATCTGGTTGATTTTCTCTCTGATTATGAGTAGGACACTCGATAGGGTTTCACAGAAAGTGTTGTGGGTGAGCTATCCGGAATCGATCGCCCTCACTCAACTCTTTCCTGACGCGATCAGACTCCGCTCCCTCGATCTCGGATCGGCAGAAGGGAAAAAACGCTTGCAAAGAAATATTATCATTCTTCTGAGTAGTTTACTCATCAGTTGCTGGATTTACTTTTACTTTATGATTGATGAATGGGCGATCGCCAATCCACAGTTGGTGAACCAGAACATGGATAACAGCTTATTTGTGATAAAATTAGACCCAGGAAAACTCCGATCGCCATTCAGCTCCGACTAA
- a CDS encoding tetratricopeptide repeat protein, which yields MLRFLNCLKRLFNRWFGKKRQPRKTAAPPPAPAPDNAECEAVFMELLEGVDQGWTRGKGQSFLFRKNISKDTLIAWLRDFAQRVRQNPEQHRELGRRLQKLGNLAWRELSPVAARLAQELVVVEKPREEGTDTEVDGDGLVTDEEEAKDTITDFILSILTRQYKQGDLLGAITSVDKCLEIKSDDHKLWTIKGSLLSELGRYEEAIDSFNRAVTIEMNYPSAWYHKGLALYHLGRNEEALINYDQALKINSDYYEAWNNRGNVLRELGEYEEVIASFDRALEIKGDIYEAWLNRGQCVGKLHSAPLPSSALTRQYPQLNQRGFEGALASYQLGLTFCTQDQHPQGWGLLHYEIGRTYYYRGRKSLYTRDAGRSDFREALKHYNQALQTLTREAYPQDHLELIQYLIRVHNALHNEDERKKWRNEGLEVWSQLLNDPHKSSQQKRQLAIQFIRFARMRVDVLLEDNLLLEAFRAAEEQKNLYLTWILDRQNQHILSPTTRDI from the coding sequence ATGCTCCGCTTCCTCAACTGTCTCAAACGGCTCTTCAACCGGTGGTTCGGCAAAAAACGCCAACCCCGAAAAACCGCCGCGCCACCGCCTGCTCCTGCGCCGGATAATGCCGAATGCGAAGCCGTATTCATGGAACTGTTGGAGGGAGTTGACCAAGGATGGACAAGGGGCAAGGGTCAAAGCTTCTTGTTTCGTAAAAATATCTCCAAGGACACCCTCATCGCCTGGTTACGGGACTTTGCCCAGCGCGTACGGCAGAACCCAGAACAGCACCGGGAACTGGGGAGACGGTTGCAGAAACTGGGGAACCTTGCATGGAGGGAACTCTCGCCAGTCGCGGCACGTTTGGCGCAGGAGTTGGTGGTAGTGGAGAAACCGAGAGAGGAAGGGACAGATACGGAGGTTGACGGGGATGGGTTGGTAACAGATGAGGAAGAGGCGAAAGACACCATAACAGACTTCATACTGTCGATATTAACAAGACAATACAAGCAAGGTGATTTATTGGGAGCTATCACTTCCGTTGATAAGTGCCTAGAGATTAAATCCGATGATCACAAACTTTGGACAATAAAAGGTAGCTTATTGTCAGAGTTGGGTAGATACGAAGAAGCAATCGACTCCTTCAACCGGGCAGTTACAATTGAAATGAATTACCCTAGTGCTTGGTACCACAAGGGGCTGGCGCTGTATCACTTAGGCAGAAATGAAGAGGCGCTGATCAACTACGACCAGGCACTGAAGATTAACTCGGATTACTATGAAGCTTGGAACAACCGGGGCAATGTGCTACGTGAGTTAGGGGAATATGAAGAAGTTATCGCCTCCTTCGACAGGGCACTGGAGATCAAAGGGGACATATATGAAGCTTGGTTAAACCGAGGACAATGTGTTGGAAAACTACATTCCGCTCCTCTGCCATCTTCTGCCCTCACCCGCCAATATCCCCAACTCAACCAACGGGGTTTTGAAGGGGCACTTGCCAGCTACCAGCTAGGCTTAACCTTCTGTACCCAAGACCAACACCCCCAAGGTTGGGGACTGTTACACTATGAAATTGGTCGCACCTACTATTACCGAGGACGCAAAAGCCTCTACACTCGCGACGCAGGACGCTCTGACTTCCGCGAAGCTCTCAAGCACTACAACCAAGCCCTGCAAACCCTCACCAGAGAAGCCTATCCTCAAGATCATCTCGAACTCATCCAATATCTAATCCGTGTCCACAACGCCCTCCACAACGAAGATGAACGCAAAAAATGGCGCAATGAAGGCTTAGAGGTTTGGAGCCAACTGCTCAACGACCCCCATAAATCTTCCCAACAAAAACGCCAACTCGCCATCCAATTTATCCGCTTCGCCCGGATGCGCGTCGATGTCCTCCTCGAAGACAACCTACTCCTAGAAGCCTTCCGCGCTGCCGAAGAACAAAAAAACCTCTATCTCACCTGGATCTTAGACCGTCAAAACCAACATATCCTCAGTCCCACCACCCGCGACATCTAA
- a CDS encoding PspA/IM30 family protein, translating to MSVVDRLFRAVRAQVNDWIVQRQDPEKLLETAILELQDDMVRLRQSVAQAIAVQKRTERQYHQATVSAEDWHKRAQLSLEKGDETLAREALNRRKPYLETARLFQEHLEQQGDVVDRMRNDLRTLEGKIAEAKAKKELYIARARAAKTSEQLHQVMNQLNPRGTSAALERMENKVQELEAQAQLSSEWGKDPVEKQFQALESGTEISVEEELTLIKTQLKSQAPRSKSEYDRELEELRSRLNEL from the coding sequence ATGAGTGTTGTCGATCGCCTATTTCGTGCCGTTCGTGCCCAAGTGAATGACTGGATCGTTCAACGGCAAGACCCGGAAAAGCTCCTAGAAACCGCTATCTTAGAATTGCAAGATGATATGGTGCGTCTGCGACAATCGGTAGCTCAGGCGATCGCCGTGCAAAAACGTACAGAACGGCAATATCATCAAGCTACGGTAAGTGCCGAAGATTGGCACAAACGGGCCCAACTCTCTCTAGAAAAAGGGGATGAAACTCTGGCCCGGGAAGCTCTAAACCGACGCAAACCGTATCTAGAAACAGCGCGACTGTTCCAGGAACACCTGGAACAGCAAGGGGATGTGGTGGATCGTATGAGGAATGATTTACGCACCCTAGAAGGCAAAATAGCGGAGGCTAAAGCGAAGAAAGAACTTTATATTGCCCGCGCCCGTGCGGCTAAAACCTCCGAACAGTTGCATCAAGTGATGAATCAATTGAATCCTAGAGGTACATCAGCAGCTTTAGAGCGGATGGAAAATAAGGTACAAGAACTCGAAGCCCAAGCTCAACTGAGTTCCGAATGGGGAAAAGATCCTGTAGAGAAGCAATTCCAAGCTTTAGAATCAGGGACAGAGATTTCCGTAGAGGAGGAACTCACCCTGATAAAAACGCAACTGAAAAGCCAAGCCCCCAGAAGCAAGTCCGAGTACGATCGCGAATTAGAGGAGTTGCGATCGCGACTCAATGAACTGTAG
- a CDS encoding ribbon-helix-helix domain-containing protein has translation MDRYTMSIHLTADQEEFIQTKLASGKYQTSEEVISTALHLLDEWEKAQTQWVEEVTSKIDAAVSASEHTPPIDGESFIDEILERLGRAR, from the coding sequence GTGGACCGTTACACCATGAGTATCCATCTCACTGCTGACCAAGAAGAATTCATTCAAACCAAGCTGGCCTCTGGGAAATATCAAACCTCTGAAGAAGTCATTTCCACTGCCTTACACCTGCTTGATGAATGGGAAAAAGCCCAAACCCAATGGGTGGAAGAGGTCACCTCCAAAATTGATGCAGCCGTATCTGCGTCTGAACATACACCACCCATTGATGGAGAATCGTTCATTGATGAGATTTTAGAGCGTCTGGGTCGAGCGCGTTAG